One window from the genome of Variovorax sp. PAMC26660 encodes:
- the gltX gene encoding glutamate--tRNA ligase: MTGKVRTRIAPSPTGFLHLGTARTALYSWAYARHHGGEFVLRIEDTDVARSTQDSTDQILASMHWLGLDYDEGPIYQMQRLERYREVIAQMLAAGTAYHCYCTPAELEEMREAQRARNEKTLYDRRWRPAPGKVLPPVPEGVPPVVRFCNPPEGDVTWNDLVKGEITINNREIDDLIILRPDGVPTYNFAVVVDDWDMNITHVFRGDEHINNTPWQINIFRALGAPLPAFGHVPVILGDDGQKLSKRRGAVSVTAYEENGYLPEAMLNYLARLGWSHGDDELFTREQMVSWFDGSHLSKSPAQWDAAKLAWVNAQYIKAKTGDELAPLVAAQLQKRGVVADERLPAICALFKDRCETTVALADWAAAFYADIEVSDADRAQHITDAVKPAIATLAEKLMTVTWDRPSIAVIIKEVLATHTLKMPVLAMPVRVLVMGTSQTPSLDSVLEIFFREKVIERLKKA; the protein is encoded by the coding sequence ATGACCGGCAAAGTTCGCACCCGCATCGCACCGTCTCCCACCGGCTTCCTTCACCTGGGCACGGCCCGCACGGCGCTCTATTCGTGGGCCTATGCACGTCACCATGGTGGTGAGTTCGTTCTGCGCATCGAAGACACCGACGTGGCCCGCTCCACGCAGGACTCGACCGATCAGATCCTCGCCTCGATGCACTGGCTCGGCCTCGACTACGACGAGGGCCCGATCTACCAGATGCAGCGCCTGGAGCGCTACCGCGAAGTCATTGCGCAGATGCTCGCGGCCGGCACGGCCTATCACTGCTACTGCACGCCGGCCGAGCTTGAAGAGATGCGTGAAGCGCAACGCGCGCGCAACGAGAAAACGCTGTACGACCGCCGCTGGCGTCCGGCACCGGGCAAGGTGCTGCCGCCCGTGCCCGAAGGCGTGCCGCCGGTGGTGCGCTTTTGCAATCCGCCCGAAGGCGACGTGACGTGGAATGACCTCGTCAAGGGCGAGATCACCATCAACAACCGCGAGATCGACGACCTCATCATCCTGCGGCCCGACGGTGTGCCCACCTACAACTTCGCGGTGGTGGTCGACGACTGGGACATGAACATCACGCATGTGTTCCGTGGTGACGAGCACATCAACAACACGCCGTGGCAGATCAACATCTTCCGCGCGCTGGGTGCACCGCTGCCTGCGTTCGGTCATGTGCCCGTGATCCTTGGCGACGATGGACAGAAGCTTTCCAAGCGCCGCGGCGCCGTGAGCGTCACTGCGTACGAAGAGAACGGCTATCTGCCCGAAGCGATGCTGAACTATCTCGCGCGCCTCGGCTGGAGCCACGGCGATGACGAGCTGTTCACGCGCGAACAGATGGTGAGCTGGTTCGACGGTTCGCACCTGTCGAAGAGCCCTGCACAGTGGGACGCAGCGAAGCTGGCATGGGTCAACGCGCAGTACATCAAGGCGAAGACCGGCGACGAACTCGCGCCTCTTGTTGCAGCACAGTTGCAAAAGCGCGGCGTCGTGGCCGACGAAAGATTGCCCGCGATTTGCGCGTTGTTCAAGGACCGTTGCGAGACCACGGTAGCACTCGCCGACTGGGCTGCAGCGTTCTATGCGGACATCGAAGTGAGCGATGCCGATCGCGCGCAGCACATCACCGATGCAGTGAAGCCCGCGATCGCAACGCTCGCAGAAAAATTGATGACGGTGACCTGGGACAGGCCCTCAATCGCAGTTATCATCAAGGAAGTGCTCGCGACACACACGCTGAAAATGCCAGTGTTAGCGATGCCAGTACGAGTGCTTGTGATGGGAACATCGCAGACACCGTCCCTCGATTCAGTCCTCGAAATTTTTTTCCGCGAAAAAGTTATCGAACGATTGAAAAAGGCCTGA
- a CDS encoding O-succinylhomoserine sulfhydrylase: MTDERTLPPGLHRDTLALRTGLAPSQHGEHSEALFLTSGFVQPDAETAARRFAGTEAGFTYSRTSNPTVASFEQRLAALEGTEAAIGASTGMGAILMMCMGLLKAGDHVICSRSVFGSTLNLFGKEFAKFGVETTFVSQTDVAEWRAALKPNTKLLFAETPTNPLTDVCDIQALAELAHGAGALLAVDNCFCTPALQRPTELGADLVIHSGTKYLDGQGRVMAGAICGPSKLIVDVFGPVVRTAGMALSPFNAWVVLKGMETLGIRMQAQSANALAVARWLEAQPGIARVYYPGLASHPQHELAMRQQSGQGGAVVSFDVVGDDPETARANAFHVINRTRVVSIATNLGDTKTIITHPGTTSHGRLTEVQRQAAGIGQGLIRLAVGLEYIDDITADLQRGLSTLNS; the protein is encoded by the coding sequence TTGACCGACGAACGAACCCTGCCGCCCGGACTGCACCGCGACACGCTCGCGCTGCGCACGGGTCTCGCACCGAGCCAGCACGGCGAACACTCCGAAGCGCTCTTCCTCACGAGCGGCTTCGTGCAGCCCGATGCCGAGACCGCAGCGCGCCGCTTTGCCGGCACCGAAGCGGGCTTTACCTACTCGCGCACCTCCAACCCCACGGTGGCCAGCTTCGAGCAGCGCCTTGCGGCGCTCGAAGGCACGGAAGCGGCCATCGGCGCCTCCACCGGCATGGGTGCAATCCTCATGATGTGCATGGGCCTGCTCAAGGCCGGTGACCATGTGATCTGCTCGCGCTCGGTGTTCGGTTCCACGCTGAACCTGTTCGGCAAGGAGTTCGCCAAGTTCGGTGTCGAGACCACTTTCGTCTCGCAGACCGACGTGGCGGAATGGCGTGCGGCCCTCAAGCCAAACACCAAGCTGCTGTTCGCGGAAACGCCGACCAATCCGCTGACCGACGTGTGCGACATCCAGGCGCTGGCCGAGCTGGCACATGGCGCTGGCGCACTGCTGGCGGTCGACAACTGCTTCTGCACGCCCGCGCTGCAGCGTCCGACCGAACTCGGTGCCGACCTCGTCATTCATTCCGGCACCAAGTACCTCGACGGCCAGGGCCGCGTGATGGCCGGCGCGATCTGCGGCCCGTCGAAGCTCATCGTCGACGTGTTCGGTCCGGTGGTTCGCACCGCCGGCATGGCGCTGTCGCCGTTCAATGCGTGGGTCGTGCTCAAGGGCATGGAAACGCTGGGCATCCGCATGCAGGCACAGAGCGCCAATGCGCTGGCTGTCGCGCGCTGGCTCGAAGCACAGCCCGGCATCGCGCGGGTGTACTACCCGGGCCTGGCGTCGCATCCGCAGCATGAGCTGGCCATGCGCCAACAGTCGGGGCAGGGCGGGGCGGTCGTGTCCTTCGATGTGGTCGGTGACGATCCCGAGACGGCGCGCGCCAATGCCTTCCACGTGATCAACCGCACGCGCGTGGTGAGCATCGCCACCAACCTGGGCGACACCAAGACCATCATCACGCACCCCGGCACGACATCGCATGGGCGCCTGACCGAAGTACAGCGCCAAGCCGCCGGCATCGGCCAGGGCCTGATCCGCCTGGCGGTCGGCCTCGAGTACATCGACGACATCACGGCCGACCTGCAGCGCGGCCTGAGCACACTGAATTCCTGA
- the purF gene encoding amidophosphoribosyltransferase, which translates to MCGIVGVVSSAPVNQLLYDALLLLQHRGQDAAGIVTLLERKFFMHKAKGMVRDVFRTRNMRALPGNVGLGQVRYPTAGNAYSEEEAQPFYVNAPFGIVLVHNGNLTNAHALRAELFSTDHRHTNTESDSEVLLNVLAHELERSSRGVPLHPAEVFAAVKNMHKRLRGSYAVVALIAGHGLLAFRDPYGIRPLSMGRSADGTVMVASESVALEGSGHVFERNIDPGEAVFVDLEGKVHSMQCAESPTLNPCIFEFVYLARPDSVLDGISVYQARLNLGETLAKRVVSTVPPNQIDVIIPIPESSRPSATQLAHLLGVPYREGFVKNRYVGRTFIMPGQGVRKKSVRQKLNVIASEFKGRNVLLVDDSIVRGTTSREIVQMARDAGARKVYLASAAPPVRYPNVYGIDMPTKDELVAHDRTIEEIRELIGCDALIYQDVDAMKRAIGSLNPKLNGFDASCFDGVYVTGDIDTDAITRMNGNRPRVEETEEDSSRLALPNPSE; encoded by the coding sequence ATGTGTGGAATCGTCGGCGTTGTCAGCAGCGCACCCGTCAACCAGTTGCTCTATGACGCACTGCTGCTCCTGCAGCATCGCGGCCAGGATGCGGCCGGCATCGTGACCTTGCTCGAACGCAAGTTCTTCATGCACAAGGCCAAGGGCATGGTGCGCGACGTGTTCCGCACCCGCAACATGCGCGCGCTGCCGGGCAATGTGGGCCTGGGCCAGGTGCGCTACCCGACCGCGGGCAATGCGTACAGCGAAGAAGAGGCGCAGCCCTTCTACGTGAACGCGCCTTTCGGCATCGTGCTCGTGCACAACGGCAACCTGACCAACGCGCATGCACTGCGCGCGGAACTGTTCTCGACCGATCACCGCCACACCAACACCGAGAGCGACTCCGAAGTGCTGCTCAACGTGCTGGCGCACGAACTGGAACGCTCGTCGCGCGGTGTGCCGCTGCACCCGGCCGAAGTGTTCGCCGCGGTCAAGAACATGCACAAGCGCCTGCGCGGCTCGTACGCCGTGGTCGCGCTGATTGCCGGCCATGGCCTGCTTGCTTTCCGCGACCCCTACGGCATTCGCCCGTTGTCGATGGGCCGCAGCGCAGATGGCACGGTGATGGTGGCCAGCGAATCGGTCGCGCTCGAAGGCTCGGGCCATGTGTTCGAACGCAACATCGATCCGGGCGAGGCGGTGTTTGTCGACCTGGAAGGCAAGGTCCACTCGATGCAATGCGCCGAGTCGCCAACGCTCAACCCCTGCATCTTCGAGTTCGTCTACCTGGCGCGGCCCGACTCGGTGCTCGACGGCATCTCGGTCTACCAGGCGCGCCTGAACCTCGGTGAAACGCTGGCCAAGCGCGTGGTCTCCACGGTGCCGCCGAACCAGATCGACGTGATCATCCCGATCCCCGAATCGAGCCGTCCGAGCGCCACGCAACTCGCGCACCTGCTGGGCGTGCCGTACCGCGAAGGCTTCGTGAAGAACCGCTACGTCGGCCGCACCTTCATCATGCCGGGGCAGGGCGTTCGCAAGAAGTCGGTGCGCCAGAAGCTCAACGTGATTGCCAGCGAGTTCAAGGGCCGCAATGTGCTGCTGGTCGACGACTCCATCGTGCGTGGCACCACCAGCCGCGAGATCGTGCAGATGGCGCGCGATGCTGGCGCCCGCAAGGTCTACCTGGCCAGCGCTGCGCCGCCGGTGCGCTACCCCAACGTCTACGGCATCGACATGCCGACCAAGGACGAACTGGTGGCGCACGACCGCACCATCGAGGAAATCCGTGAACTGATCGGCTGCGATGCGCTGATCTACCAGGACGTCGATGCGATGAAGCGCGCCATCGGCTCGCTTAACCCGAAGCTCAACGGCTTCGATGCCTCCTGCTTCGATGGTGTCTACGTGACCGGTGACATCGATACCGATGCCATCACGCGCATGAACGGCAACCGTCCCCGCGTCGAAGAGACCGAAGAAGATTCCTCGCGCCTTGCGCTCCCCAACCCCAGCGAGTGA
- a CDS encoding CvpA family protein, whose protein sequence is MALLDWIAVALIGMSMLFGLVRGLVFEVISLIGWVAAFIAAQWLASGVAAWLPFGEHDATWRYPLAFVLVFVAVAFGVGLVASLTRKLITVVGLRPVDRILGAAFGAARGAVALLVLAVVVHLLVLSDSAWWHESRSAIVLDAALRGLKPALPEKLASYLP, encoded by the coding sequence GTGGCCTTGCTCGACTGGATCGCCGTCGCGCTCATCGGGATGTCGATGCTGTTCGGCCTGGTGCGCGGACTGGTGTTCGAGGTGATTTCCCTGATCGGCTGGGTGGCCGCATTCATCGCTGCCCAGTGGCTGGCTTCCGGTGTGGCGGCGTGGCTGCCATTCGGCGAGCATGACGCCACATGGCGCTATCCATTGGCTTTCGTGCTGGTGTTCGTGGCGGTGGCGTTCGGCGTGGGCCTGGTGGCCTCGCTCACGCGCAAGCTGATCACCGTGGTGGGGCTGAGGCCCGTAGACCGTATTTTGGGAGCAGCGTTCGGTGCAGCGCGGGGTGCGGTGGCCCTGCTCGTGCTGGCGGTCGTTGTTCATTTGCTGGTGTTGAGCGACAGTGCCTGGTGGCATGAATCGCGCAGCGCCATTGTTCTCGATGCGGCATTGCGGGGCCTGAAACCCGCATTGCCCGAAAAGTTGGCAAGCTACCTGCCCTGA
- a CDS encoding SPOR domain-containing protein: MAFFKFRTRGPQGNEGRGAPAAVPAESVETMRRRARHRLLGAAVLVLLGVIGFPLLFDTQPRPVSVDIPIEIPDRNKVKPLPVPATPAPAVSTAPAAPDNGSRVAAASSAGGMITETADGTVIDPGKPVASTSPAAPVERKPDPKPEPKPEPKPEPKPEHKPEPKPEPKPKPEPKPATPKPAAVDDGARARALLEGKPVTAATPKPAAAADESAGRFVVQVGAFADADKAREVRQKLEKAGLKTYVNVAKTADGERTRVRVGPFGSRAEADKAAERVKGLSLSAAILTL; this comes from the coding sequence ATGGCGTTTTTCAAGTTCCGCACGCGCGGCCCGCAAGGCAACGAAGGACGTGGCGCCCCGGCCGCAGTTCCCGCGGAAAGTGTCGAAACCATGCGTCGTCGTGCGCGCCACCGGCTGCTCGGCGCAGCGGTGCTGGTGCTGCTGGGCGTGATCGGTTTTCCGCTGCTGTTCGATACACAGCCGCGTCCGGTGTCGGTCGACATTCCAATAGAAATTCCCGACCGCAACAAGGTCAAGCCGCTGCCCGTGCCCGCCACGCCGGCGCCTGCCGTCAGCACTGCACCTGCCGCGCCCGACAACGGATCGCGCGTCGCGGCCGCATCCTCGGCCGGCGGCATGATCACCGAGACCGCCGACGGCACCGTGATCGATCCGGGCAAGCCGGTGGCCAGCACCTCGCCGGCAGCGCCCGTCGAGCGCAAACCCGACCCCAAGCCTGAGCCGAAGCCCGAGCCCAAACCGGAGCCGAAGCCCGAACACAAGCCGGAACCCAAACCCGAGCCCAAGCCCAAGCCGGAACCCAAGCCCGCAACGCCCAAGCCGGCCGCAGTGGACGATGGCGCCCGCGCCCGCGCATTGCTCGAAGGCAAGCCGGTCACCGCCGCGACGCCCAAGCCGGCTGCTGCTGCCGACGAAAGCGCCGGTCGCTTCGTGGTCCAGGTCGGCGCGTTCGCCGATGCCGACAAGGCGCGCGAAGTGCGCCAGAAGCTCGAGAAGGCCGGCCTGAAGACCTATGTGAACGTGGCAAAAACGGCCGATGGCGAGCGCACGCGTGTGCGTGTCGGTCCGTTCGGTTCACGCGCCGAGGCGGACAAGGCCGCCGAGCGCGTCAAGGGCTTGTCTTTGTCGGCCGCGATCCTCACCTTGTAA